From one Anopheles bellator chromosome 1, idAnoBellAS_SP24_06.2, whole genome shotgun sequence genomic stretch:
- the LOC131206398 gene encoding biogenesis of lysosome-related organelles complex 1 subunit 2, which translates to MDEEYGVTDSPRKGPTLSTSTSSFEPFDAHDPNLSRLATKMFQKTGEYITHELASTVDDYKLIENMNRAMMGKVADMRQMSQSIATKNSELNQKYEELKPLLQRIDDIESTVDKLEAAAYQLDSYSIRLEDKFKSLKAKQQ; encoded by the exons ATGGACGAAGAGTACGGGGTGACGGATTCGCCAAGGAAGGGACCCACGCTTTCAACCTCAACGTCCAGCTTCGAACCGTTCGATGCGCACGATCCGAATCTGTCGCGGTTGGCCACGAAAATGTTCCAGAAAACGGGCGAATACATTACCCATGAGTTGGCCTCGACCGTGGACGATTACAAGCTGATCGAGAATATGAATCGGGCCATGATGGGAAAGGTGGCCGACATGCGCCAGATGTCGCAATCGATCGCAACGAAAAACAGTGAGCTGAATCAAAAGTACGAGGAATTG AAACCGCTACTGCAACGGATTGACGACATTGAATCCACGGTCGACAAACTGGAAGCGGCCGCGTACCAGCTCGATTCGTACAGCATTCGATTGGAGGACAAATTCAAATCACTCAAAGCCAAGCAGCAGTAG
- the LOC131206399 gene encoding immediate early response 3-interacting protein 1 — translation MFTLWTLVEATLLFLNAVCILSEERFLSKYGWGVSSQVQGFGEPTTTKGQILMLVRSIRTVAKIPLIFFNILAIVFKLLLG, via the exons ATGTTCACCCTCTGGACGCTGGTCGAGGCAACGCTTCTGTTTCTGAACGCAGTTTGCATTTTGAGCGAAGAACGGTTTCTGTCCAAAT aCGGCTGGGGCGTATCCTCGCAAGTTCAAGGATTCGGAGAGCCCACTACCACCAAGGGCCAAATACTGATGCTTGTGCGATCCATACGAACTGTGGCCAAAA TACCCTTAATATTCTTCAACATATTGGCGATAGTGTTTAAATTACTGCTTGGTTGA